One genomic region from Hemiscyllium ocellatum isolate sHemOce1 chromosome 13, sHemOce1.pat.X.cur, whole genome shotgun sequence encodes:
- the LOC132821606 gene encoding eotaxin-like, producing MILGFITLTTGSFRRPGRIPVNCCKSVSSKKGSFTITSYRIQPRSKPCVKAVIFYTKQKGAICANPKAKWVQKMIKQLKSVAHQCVSSPTIEEK from the exons ATGATACTTGGCTTTATTACCTTAACTACTGGCTCTT TTCGACGTCCAGGCAGAATTCCCGTCAACTGCTGCAAGTCTGTATCCTCAAAGAAAGGTTCTTTTACCATCACAAGTTACAGGATTCAACCGAGGTCAAAGCCTTGTGTAAAAGCTGTCAT ATTCTACACCAAACAGAAGGGGGCAATTTGTGCCAACCCCAAAGCAAAATGGGTACAGAAGATGATCAAACAACTCAA GTCTGTTGCTCATCAATGCGTTTCTTCACCGACAATTGAAGAGAAGTGA